In the genome of Schistocerca piceifrons isolate TAMUIC-IGC-003096 chromosome X, iqSchPice1.1, whole genome shotgun sequence, one region contains:
- the LOC124722920 gene encoding uncharacterized protein LOC124722920 yields MRKFFTPPLPPEYSNPFADKPTLRGSYSDSGSSNRRPIPPPPRPPSNRERIPDRPPDLVPLEKERSSSRDKKKPLNTPSFNRPPETPFSEVSNSNFNVRHNNESEYETVPSLHSPSVSRILSGSSGRKPSNPGIIIKPNTESKAPQLPDSTDTKEKQTGISGVQDTVPADADLAVDERSTRRDEELPDDQQQPPKSDDRGIHVAISPSTPAHKDLRGKWGVAWDVHVYLTGSLFTVLSICSFINIARANSCRRLLSYGYFVSLHALLFVVGILRSVYLFYDGYNVNKSFPEPVSLLMFHIVSPCITSAFLVLFLFLLLTTKVYVFGVYLQKPTVIAIFIIVHIVLCVSLDLASGFSPESFLSLICQCLFVLICVCVGLAYLYSYRMLVRSASRKMDSSFGNNFTNIHHPTLSIAIRLTLAAALLSLLLSAAHLYGIFGVDDNLEWEGKSLPWLRWGHQFSVRVIEIAICFLLLSAGVQPMRQDRAEAAKGQQNSGLALFRCRQCTNTTQSNETADDIYPAVCVTNQAIHDYTVRTGKKVYDDSFPLNNLHTSFSASESGFSVSTSERRLLRKSGYVPHEAPFPVTEVGSSERRSVKKGPVFTGERAEFDIPFSTVEVRRSLKGSGTLARHNVRRPEPSFKCSSSNDGQAHKTSGIIESQYCGAPVSSDVRRSVKKSGTLVSLNSERRTPVHQHRNVSQTLSSARERISPSMLVAENGFVRFRTLADTELDPSEMVRR; encoded by the exons ATGAGAAAATTCTTTACACCTCCACTTCCTCCAGAATATTCAAATCCATTTGCTGACAAACCAACTTTACGAGGCAGTTATTCTGATTCAGGTTCATCAAACAGACGTCCAATTCCGCCACCTCCGCGACCCCCTTCAAACAGAGAACGAATTCCAGATAGACCTCCAGACCTTGTTCCATTGGAGAAGGAGAG GTCATCTTCCCGAGACAAAAAGAAGCCTCTGAATACACCAAGTTTCAACCGACCCCCAGAAACTCCTTTTTCTGAAGTAAGCAACAGCAATTTCAATGTACGGCACAATAATGAATCGGAATACGAAACTGTTCCCAGTTTACATTCTCCAAGTGTTTCACGTATATTGTCTGGAAGCAGTGGCCGAAAACCAAGTAACCCAGGAATTATTATAAAGCCAAATACAGAATCCAAAGCCCCTCAGTTACCAG ATTCCACAGATACTAAAGAGAAACAGACAGGAATTTCTGGAGTACAGGATACTGTACCAGCAGATGCTGACTTAGCTGTGGATGAGCGTAGTACAAGACGTGATGAAGAGTTACCAGATGATCAACAGCAGCCTCCTAAATCTGATGATCGTGGGATTCATGTGGCTATTTCTCCAAGTACACCAGCCCACAAAGATCTTCGTGGCAAATGGGGTGTTGCATGGGATGTTCATGTGTATCTTACTGGAAGCCTGTTTACAGTGCTTAGTATTTGCTCATTCATCAACATTGCACGTGCAAATTCGTGTAGACGACTGCTTTCATATGGCTATTTTGTGTCATTGCATGCATTACTGTTTGTAGTTGGTATATTGCGTAGTGTATATCTGTTTTATGATGGGTACAATGTGAATAAGTCTTTTCCAGAACCAGTTTCACTTTTGATGTTTCACATTGTTTCACCTTGCATCACATCTGCATTTTTAGTACTTTTTCTCTTCCTCCTCTTAACTACAAAGGTCTATGTATTTGGTGTTTATTTGCAGAAACCTACTGTTATTGCAATTTTTATAATTGTACATATTGTTTTGTGTGTTAGTTTGGACCTTGCATCTGGCTTTTCTCcagaatcttttctatctctgatttgtcagtgtttgtttgtccttatatGTGTATGTGTTGGCCTGGCATATTTGTACTCATACAGGATGTTAGTCAGGTCTGCATCTCGTAAAATGGATAGCTCATTTGGAAACAATTTCACAAATATTCATCACCCAACGCTATCTATAGCAATACGTTTGACATTAGCTGCAGCACTATTAAGTTTGCTGCTGTCAGCTGCCCATTTGTATGGGATATTTGGTGTTGATGACAATTTAGAGTGGGAGGGTAAGTCTCTTCCTTGGCTGCGATGGGGTCATCAGTTTTCAGTTCGGGTAATAGAGATTGCAATTTGCTTCTTACTGCTGAGTGCTGGTGTTCAGCCTATGCGCCAGGATCGTGCTGAAGCCGCAAAAGGGCAGCAAAATTCAGGCCTTGCACTATTTCGTTGTCGTCAGTGCACTAATACGACCCAGAGTAATGAAACAGCTGATGACATTTATCCGGCTGTATGTGTAACAAATCAAGCTATTCATGACTATACTGTTCGTACAGGGAAGAAAGTTTATGATGATTCATTCCCATTAAACAATCTTCACACCAGTTTCTCTGCTTCAGAATCTGGTTTTTCTGTCTCTACCTCAGAACGTAGGCTTTTGAGAAAGTCAGGCTATGTTCCACATGAGGCTCCATTTCCAGTTACAGAAGTGGGATCTTCTGAGAGGAGATCTGTCAAGAAAGGTCCAGTATTTACAGGAGAAAGAGCGGAGTTTGATATTCCTTTCTCAACTGTTGAAGTTAGGCGATCATTGAAGGGTAGTGGGACTCTTGCGAGACATAATGTGAGACGACCAGAACCATCATTTAAATGTAGCTCGTCAAATGATGGACAGGCGCACAAAACTTCAGGGATTATTGAGTCACAATATTGTGGTGCGCCAGTGAGTTCTGATGTCCGTCGTTCAGTGAAAAAATCGGGTACACTTGTGTCTCTAAACTCTGAAAGGCGAACTCCTGTACATCAGCATAGGAATGTGTCACAAACATTGTCATCAGCAAGAGAGAGAATATCCCCTTCAATGTTAGTGGCAGAGAATGGGTTTGTTAGGTTCCGCACTTTAGCAGACACAGAATTGGATCCAAGTGAAATGGTACGTAGATAA